In Magnetospirillum sp. XM-1, a single window of DNA contains:
- the hslU gene encoding ATP-dependent protease ATPase subunit HslU, which yields MSAAAFSPREIVSELDRFIVGQNDAKRAVAIALRNRWRRQQLSESLREEVLPKNILMIGPTGVGKTEIARRLARLAQAPFLKVEATKFTEVGYVGRDVEQIVRDLVEVAILMTRERLRKQVTAKAEIAAEERLLDALVGETAGADTRQKFRKMLREGALDSKEVEIQVADTGAGGMPAFDIPGMPGSQVGMINLSDMLGKAFGGGRTRPRKLPVKEALDVLTKEESDNLLDQDKVVKEAIWSVENHGIVFIDEIDKICARSSEHHVGGDVSREGVQRDLLPLIEGTTVATKHGSVKTDHVLFIASGAFHLAKPSDLLPELQGRLPIRVELKALSRDDLMRILIEPEASLLKQYEALLATEEVNLSFEPGSVEAIADLAAEINASVENIGARRLQTVMERLLEEISFTAPDQPPGTSISITAEMVRERVGALAKKADLAKFIL from the coding sequence ATGAGCGCCGCCGCCTTCTCCCCCCGCGAAATCGTTTCGGAACTGGACCGGTTCATCGTCGGCCAGAACGACGCCAAGCGCGCCGTGGCCATCGCGCTCAGAAACCGCTGGCGCCGCCAGCAATTGTCGGAAAGCCTGCGCGAGGAGGTTCTGCCCAAGAACATCCTGATGATCGGCCCCACCGGGGTGGGCAAGACCGAAATCGCCCGGCGTCTGGCGCGCCTGGCCCAGGCCCCCTTCCTGAAGGTGGAGGCCACCAAGTTCACCGAGGTGGGCTATGTGGGCCGCGATGTGGAGCAGATCGTCCGCGATCTGGTCGAGGTCGCCATCCTGATGACGCGCGAACGCCTGCGCAAACAGGTCACCGCCAAGGCCGAGATCGCCGCCGAGGAACGGCTGCTCGACGCCCTGGTGGGCGAGACCGCCGGCGCCGACACCCGCCAGAAGTTCCGCAAGATGCTGCGTGAAGGAGCCCTGGATTCCAAGGAGGTGGAGATCCAGGTGGCCGATACCGGGGCGGGCGGCATGCCGGCCTTCGACATTCCCGGCATGCCGGGCTCGCAGGTGGGCATGATCAACCTGTCGGACATGCTGGGCAAGGCGTTCGGCGGTGGCCGCACCCGGCCGCGCAAGCTGCCGGTCAAGGAGGCGCTGGACGTCCTGACCAAGGAGGAATCCGACAATCTGCTCGACCAGGACAAGGTGGTGAAGGAGGCCATCTGGTCGGTGGAGAATCACGGCATCGTCTTCATCGACGAGATCGACAAGATCTGCGCCCGCTCAAGCGAGCACCACGTGGGCGGCGATGTCAGCCGCGAAGGTGTGCAGCGCGACCTGCTGCCGCTGATCGAGGGCACCACGGTGGCCACCAAGCACGGTTCGGTGAAGACCGACCACGTGCTGTTCATCGCCTCGGGCGCCTTCCATCTGGCCAAGCCCTCGGACCTTTTGCCCGAACTGCAGGGCCGCCTGCCCATCCGCGTCGAGCTGAAGGCTTTGTCCCGCGACGACCTGATGCGCATCCTCATCGAGCCTGAGGCCAGCCTCTTGAAGCAGTACGAGGCCCTGCTGGCCACCGAGGAGGTGAATTTGAGCTTCGAGCCCGGCTCGGTCGAGGCCATCGCCGACCTGGCCGCCGAGATCAATGCCAGCGTCGAGAACATCGGGGCGCGCCGCCTGCAGACCGTCATGGAGCGGCTGCTGGAGGAGATCAGCTTCACCGCCCCCGACCAGCCCCCCGGCACCAGCATCAGTATCACCGCCGAGATGGTGCGCGAGCGGGTGGGCGCCCTGGCCAAGAAGGCCGATCTGGCTAAGTTCATCCTGTAG